One genomic segment of Gottschalkia acidurici 9a includes these proteins:
- a CDS encoding O-acetylhomoserine aminocarboxypropyltransferase/cysteine synthase family protein, with the protein MSELSLGFDTIKVRGGYDPKEHNYASSVPIYQTASYELGDIERFERLRAFEEPGHLYSRIGNPTVQVLEQRIAALDGGTAAIGVGSGMAAVTLTLFNVAEGGGRIITTQQLYGGTLDAFNKLYPKFGVKIDKVNNPNDTEEFRKLIKDDTKAIFIESISNPSTIVADIEAIAKVAHENNIPLIVDNTVATPYLLNPIKYGADIVIYSATKSISGHGNAIAGLIVEGGNFNWANGKFPQFTERHHLLRDSNDKERSFVESLPDFPFTAKIRLNYLAYFGAVLSPFDAYLLLLGLETLSERVKKQVSNTEKIIKYLERNEAVLWVKHPFASSSPYKELSDKYLPKGAGSILSFGIKGSEEQLNKFIKSLKLFSYQANIGDAKSLIINPPKVTHGELNLKELRSAEISPETIRLSIGIEDVEDLINDLDQAFKIY; encoded by the coding sequence ATGTCAGAATTAAGTCTTGGATTTGACACAATTAAAGTCAGAGGAGGATATGATCCTAAAGAACATAACTATGCTTCATCTGTTCCTATTTATCAAACAGCATCATATGAACTGGGAGATATTGAGAGATTTGAAAGACTAAGAGCATTTGAAGAGCCTGGACATTTATATTCAAGAATTGGCAATCCAACTGTACAGGTGTTAGAGCAAAGGATAGCTGCCTTGGATGGTGGCACTGCAGCTATTGGGGTTGGATCAGGCATGGCAGCGGTTACACTCACTTTATTTAATGTTGCTGAAGGTGGAGGAAGGATAATAACTACTCAGCAATTATACGGGGGAACTCTAGACGCTTTTAACAAGTTATATCCTAAGTTTGGAGTTAAGATTGATAAAGTGAATAATCCAAATGATACTGAAGAGTTTAGGAAGTTAATAAAGGATGATACAAAAGCTATATTTATAGAAAGTATAAGTAATCCAAGTACAATTGTTGCTGATATTGAAGCTATAGCAAAAGTCGCACATGAAAATAATATCCCATTAATTGTAGATAATACTGTTGCTACACCTTATCTGCTAAATCCAATAAAGTATGGTGCTGATATAGTTATATACTCAGCTACAAAATCAATAAGTGGTCACGGGAATGCGATAGCTGGATTGATTGTTGAAGGTGGAAATTTTAACTGGGCAAATGGAAAATTCCCACAATTTACAGAACGTCATCATCTACTAAGAGATAGTAATGATAAAGAAAGAAGTTTTGTAGAATCATTACCAGACTTTCCGTTTACAGCTAAGATTAGACTGAATTATCTTGCTTACTTTGGAGCCGTGTTAAGTCCTTTTGATGCATATCTTCTTCTATTAGGACTAGAAACATTATCAGAAAGAGTTAAAAAGCAAGTCTCAAATACTGAAAAAATAATAAAATATTTAGAGCGAAATGAAGCAGTTTTATGGGTTAAACACCCTTTTGCTAGCTCTAGTCCATATAAGGAACTATCTGATAAATATTTACCAAAAGGGGCAGGCTCAATTTTATCATTTGGAATAAAAGGTTCAGAAGAGCAACTAAATAAATTTATAAAGTCTTTAAAATTATTTAGCTATCAAGCTAATATAGGTGATGCTAAATCTTTAATAATTAATCCTCCAAAAGTTACTCATGGAGAACTGAATTTAAAAGAGTTAAGGAGTGCAGAAATATCACCTGAAACTATAAGACTTTCAATTGGGATAGAAGATGTGGAGGATTTAATTAATGACTTAGATCAAGCATTTAAAATATATTGA
- a CDS encoding methionine ABC transporter ATP-binding protein produces the protein MIEIRNLSKSFITPYDKIEVLKDINLTIGKGDIFGVIGFSGAGKSTLVRCINRLEEPDSGGIIIGGKDITLMNKEELKETRKKIGMIFQHFNLFDSRTVFENIAFPLEISGCNKKFIKNRVDEILDLVELGDKRDSYPMQLSGGQKQRVGIARALANKPDVLLSDEATSSLDPQTTSSILELLKNINKSLNLTIVLITHELDVLRYAANNMAVLEQGRIVEKGTTDSIFLNPKSDTAKRFINIINSFQGRLAYSAGDGI, from the coding sequence GTGATAGAGATTAGAAATTTAAGTAAAAGTTTTATAACTCCATATGACAAGATAGAAGTTTTAAAAGATATAAACCTTACAATAGGCAAAGGCGATATATTTGGAGTAATTGGATTTAGTGGTGCTGGAAAATCGACTTTAGTTAGATGCATAAATAGATTAGAAGAGCCTGATAGTGGAGGTATTATTATTGGAGGGAAAGATATAACATTAATGAATAAAGAGGAACTAAAAGAAACTAGAAAAAAGATAGGAATGATATTTCAACACTTTAATCTCTTTGACTCTAGAACAGTTTTTGAAAATATAGCCTTTCCCTTAGAGATTTCAGGATGTAATAAAAAGTTTATAAAAAATAGAGTTGATGAGATACTTGATCTTGTAGAGCTTGGAGACAAGAGAGACTCATATCCCATGCAATTAAGTGGAGGACAAAAACAAAGAGTAGGCATAGCAAGAGCACTTGCAAATAAGCCAGATGTGCTTTTAAGTGACGAGGCAACGTCTTCTCTAGATCCTCAAACAACGTCATCAATACTTGAACTTTTAAAAAACATTAATAAAAGTTTAAATCTAACTATAGTTCTTATAACACATGAACTAGATGTTTTAAGATATGCGGCAAACAATATGGCTGTTCTTGAACAGGGAAGAATAGTTGAAAAAGGAACAACAGATTCTATATTTCTAAATCCTAAAAGTGATACAGCTAAAAGGTTTATAAATATAATAAATAGTTTTCAAGGAAGACTGGCATACTCAGCAGGTGATGGAATATGA
- a CDS encoding nitrogenase component 1 — MSEINIKVPQVRIREARLGSITGFKGTADELVKCSHSGKLKDCARKFSQCMGCSSGNAFCQLSMIKDAVVINHGPIGCAGDFFNFNFVYRVGQMERNLQPSIGRYFNTNIEESDTVFGAIRKLEDTVRAAYERVKPNAIFITTSCASGIIGDDVEGVANDLTEELGIPVVSCFCEGFKSKLWTTGFDSAYHSIVRKIVKQPRNKTNKVNIVNFWGSHIFDELLERLGYKAEYIVPFSTVADLEYISEAAATIQICPTLGTYLGAALEQIYGVPEIKSPPAYGIKGTDSWLRELGKVLDREHEVEEIIKEEHERITPKINEFRQKLAGKTAYITAGAAHGHAIIALLRELGLEVQGAAIFHHDPVYDNGDNTSDALSHTVNTYGDVKNYNVCNKQAYELVNILNRVRPDIMIARHGGMTVWGAKLGVPTLLIGDEQFGFGYQGVLNYAERIIETLDNKEFVTNLAKHSSMPYTKWWLEQDPFTFLGGDAHVEVY, encoded by the coding sequence GTGTCAGAAATTAATATAAAAGTTCCACAAGTAAGAATTCGAGAAGCACGTCTTGGATCTATTACGGGCTTTAAAGGAACAGCAGATGAACTAGTCAAATGTTCCCACTCAGGTAAGTTAAAAGATTGTGCAAGGAAGTTTAGTCAGTGCATGGGATGTAGCTCTGGAAATGCATTTTGTCAGCTTTCAATGATAAAAGATGCTGTTGTAATAAATCATGGTCCTATAGGCTGTGCAGGTGACTTTTTTAACTTTAATTTTGTATATAGAGTAGGTCAAATGGAAAGAAACCTTCAGCCTTCAATAGGAAGATATTTTAATACTAATATTGAAGAAAGTGATACAGTGTTTGGAGCGATTAGAAAGTTAGAAGATACAGTTAGGGCTGCATATGAAAGGGTTAAGCCAAATGCAATATTCATTACAACCTCTTGTGCATCAGGAATAATAGGAGACGATGTTGAAGGTGTAGCAAATGATTTGACGGAAGAACTAGGAATACCAGTAGTTTCATGCTTCTGTGAAGGGTTTAAGTCAAAGTTATGGACGACAGGATTTGATTCTGCATATCATTCTATAGTTAGGAAGATAGTGAAACAACCTAGGAATAAAACTAACAAAGTAAATATTGTTAACTTCTGGGGAAGTCATATATTTGATGAACTTTTGGAGAGGTTGGGATATAAGGCGGAATATATTGTACCATTTTCTACAGTTGCTGACTTAGAATATATTTCAGAAGCAGCGGCTACAATTCAAATATGTCCTACTTTAGGAACATATTTAGGAGCAGCTCTTGAACAAATATATGGAGTTCCAGAAATTAAATCACCACCTGCTTATGGAATAAAGGGAACAGATTCATGGCTTAGAGAATTGGGAAAAGTGCTTGATAGAGAACACGAAGTAGAAGAAATAATAAAAGAAGAGCATGAGAGAATTACACCTAAAATTAATGAATTTAGACAGAAGTTAGCAGGAAAGACAGCATATATAACTGCTGGAGCTGCTCATGGTCACGCCATCATTGCATTATTAAGAGAACTAGGGCTTGAAGTACAAGGCGCAGCTATATTTCATCATGATCCAGTTTATGATAACGGAGATAATACTTCGGATGCACTATCTCATACTGTTAATACCTACGGAGATGTTAAGAACTATAACGTATGTAATAAGCAAGCTTATGAACTTGTAAATATACTCAATAGAGTAAGGCCAGACATAATGATTGCAAGACATGGTGGTATGACTGTTTGGGGAGCAAAGCTTGGAGTACCAACACTATTAATAGGTGATGAACAGTTTGGCTTTGGATATCAAGGAGTATTAAATTATGCAGAGAGAATAATTGAGACTCTTGATAATAAAGAATTTGTAACTAATCTAGCAAAACATAGTTCTATGCCTTATACGAAGTGGTGGTTGGAACAAGATCCGTTTACATTCCTTGGAGGTGATGCACATGTCGAAGTTTATTGA
- a CDS encoding glycoside hydrolase family 26 protein has translation MRKKKIMGLLLAIIISSSSMTACADEYGDTYIKNGSIVESENFTSDDDFTKIKPLDENYNMIYDYGKGFAMKYPNNMNVDTKLSEVKTTMSNKDMTIEVFYDSFYNTPATSQAYINYSNGFMKNTKDHKKEYESHLKIRGRKVHVLKWSRDKLDRVENDKNYYVCVEIEKNDKEVYTIFMKSSTPFPNYESYMDIINSFNLIEKKATPKINTTFKQNNRKFNKETEDFYNKYFLQSDKLKWGIFEYTTKSNMDFLNQLENRIDYELDFLVRYQSLSNTADVPLEELKMAYSENKFVELTLQTIYNDDRDNSSVQYDILKGKYDDYLNKYARDIKSFGHPVLFRFNNEMNGDWCLYSSYHFSKDTEIFKETWKYVYSIFEKNGVDNALWVWNPHDGSFPNFNWNHYLNYYPGDEYVDIVGLTGYNAGTYYPGETWRGFKEIYDPLYDEYVGLFEQPLMITEFGSNSVGGDKIAWINEMFDTMKKYDRIKVAIWWNGIDWDPDKNPARIYRLDQSEAMLDTFKNRLKEYK, from the coding sequence ATGAGGAAAAAGAAAATAATGGGATTACTTTTAGCTATCATTATTTCTAGTAGTTCTATGACAGCTTGTGCAGATGAATATGGGGATACTTATATAAAAAATGGATCCATAGTTGAAAGTGAAAATTTCACATCTGATGATGATTTCACAAAGATAAAGCCTTTAGACGAGAATTATAACATGATATATGACTATGGAAAAGGATTTGCAATGAAATACCCTAATAACATGAATGTAGACACAAAACTTTCAGAAGTGAAGACTACTATGTCTAACAAAGATATGACTATAGAAGTTTTCTATGATAGTTTTTATAATACTCCAGCAACATCACAAGCATATATAAACTACAGCAATGGATTTATGAAAAACACAAAAGATCATAAAAAAGAATATGAATCTCATCTAAAAATTAGAGGTAGGAAAGTTCATGTTTTAAAATGGAGTAGAGATAAACTAGATAGAGTAGAAAATGACAAGAACTACTATGTATGTGTTGAGATTGAAAAAAATGATAAAGAAGTATATACAATATTTATGAAATCATCAACTCCGTTTCCAAACTATGAGAGCTATATGGATATTATAAATAGTTTTAATTTAATTGAGAAGAAGGCAACTCCAAAAATTAATACTACTTTTAAGCAAAATAATAGAAAGTTTAACAAAGAAACTGAAGACTTTTACAATAAATATTTCTTACAAAGCGATAAACTAAAATGGGGAATATTTGAATATACAACAAAGTCTAATATGGACTTTTTAAATCAACTTGAAAATAGAATAGATTATGAGTTAGACTTTTTAGTTAGATATCAAAGTCTCTCAAATACTGCAGATGTTCCACTCGAAGAACTCAAAATGGCGTACTCTGAGAATAAATTCGTAGAGTTGACACTGCAAACTATATATAACGATGATAGAGATAATTCATCTGTACAATATGATATATTAAAAGGAAAATATGATGATTATTTAAATAAGTATGCAAGAGATATAAAGTCTTTTGGTCATCCTGTACTATTTAGATTTAATAATGAGATGAATGGAGACTGGTGTTTATATTCAAGTTATCATTTCTCTAAAGATACAGAAATTTTTAAGGAAACATGGAAGTATGTATATAGCATATTTGAGAAGAATGGAGTGGATAATGCACTTTGGGTATGGAATCCTCATGACGGATCTTTTCCAAACTTCAATTGGAATCATTATCTAAACTACTATCCAGGAGATGAGTATGTGGATATAGTAGGACTTACAGGATATAACGCTGGAACTTATTATCCAGGTGAAACATGGAGAGGATTTAAAGAAATCTATGATCCTCTATATGATGAATATGTTGGACTATTCGAACAACCACTTATGATAACAGAATTTGGTTCAAACTCTGTAGGTGGCGATAAGATAGCATGGATAAATGAAATGTTTGATACTATGAAAAAATATGATAGAATAAAAGTCGCTATATGGTGGAATGGAATAGACTGGGATCCAGATAAAAACCCGGCAAGAATATATAGACTAGATCAATCAGAAGCTATGTTAGATACTTTTAAAAACAGACTAAAGGAATATAAATAA
- the nifH gene encoding nitrogenase iron protein, which produces MSKKLKQIAIYGKGGIGKSTTTSNISAALSTMGYKVMQFGCDPKADSTNTLRDGTYIPTVLDTLREKSKVDVHEVIFEGFNGIYCVEAGGPAPGVGCAGRGIITAVELFKQQKIFEELDLDYVIYDVLGDVVCGGFAVPIREGIADHVFTVSSADFMAVYAANNLFKGIQKYSNSGGALLGGVIANSINQPYSKEIIDDFVLKTNTQIMQYVPRSVTVTQSELQGKTTIEAAPDSEQAKVYRELAERVAGHTDSKVPSPLSVEELKEWASKWGDHLLALETGTVKGEASAI; this is translated from the coding sequence TTGAGTAAAAAACTAAAACAAATAGCAATCTACGGAAAAGGAGGAATAGGTAAATCAACAACAACTTCAAATATAAGTGCAGCTTTAAGCACTATGGGATATAAAGTAATGCAATTTGGATGTGATCCTAAGGCTGATTCAACTAATACATTAAGAGATGGGACTTATATTCCAACAGTCTTAGATACTCTTAGGGAAAAAAGTAAAGTTGATGTGCACGAGGTAATTTTTGAAGGATTCAATGGAATCTACTGTGTAGAGGCGGGAGGCCCAGCACCTGGGGTTGGCTGTGCTGGTAGGGGTATTATTACTGCCGTTGAACTATTTAAACAACAAAAAATATTTGAAGAACTTGATTTAGACTATGTTATATACGATGTACTGGGAGATGTTGTATGTGGTGGATTTGCAGTTCCAATTCGTGAAGGCATTGCAGATCATGTGTTTACTGTTTCATCTGCTGACTTCATGGCGGTATACGCTGCAAACAATCTTTTTAAAGGGATTCAAAAATATTCAAATTCAGGGGGAGCTTTACTTGGCGGTGTTATAGCAAATTCAATAAATCAGCCATACTCTAAAGAAATTATAGATGACTTTGTTTTAAAAACAAATACACAAATAATGCAGTATGTGCCAAGGTCAGTTACAGTCACACAAAGTGAACTACAAGGCAAAACTACTATAGAAGCAGCTCCAGATTCAGAGCAAGCAAAAGTATATAGAGAACTTGCAGAAAGAGTCGCAGGACACACAGATTCAAAAGTACCATCTCCTTTAAGTGTAGAGGAGCTAAAAGAATGGGCGTCAAAATGGGGAGACCATTTACTTGCCTTAGAAACAGGAACAGTTAAAGGTGAAGCTTCAGCTATATAG
- the corA gene encoding magnesium/cobalt transporter CorA, producing the protein MSQLKKSLNKVGQPRGSIIYTGFNTSEEMSIELIKYNQEQSKQIKISSIDDLSLYNNNDLKWISICGLNNVETIKRIGEKLNISSRVLEDVLNVGGRPKVEFYDDYLILILKVFFYDKSEMKVKQEQVSFILFDNILVSFQEFDNNVFDAVKYMVEENKGLIRKKGVDYLLYCLVDTVVDEYFTLLGSIEEKIENIEDSIVNSSKKEQLQEIYKIRKDMLILKTSIWPLENIIYSMIKEESSIKDGTKDYFKYISDHLIQIMEFIGIYREMILGMFDIYLSNTSNRMNQIMTTLTVFSTIFIPLTFLTGIYGMNFRYMPELNFKWSYPIFWLICLANILFLYKYFKNRNWI; encoded by the coding sequence ATGAGTCAATTAAAAAAGAGTCTTAACAAGGTAGGACAACCTAGAGGTTCAATAATATATACTGGATTTAATACTTCTGAAGAAATGAGTATCGAATTAATAAAATATAATCAAGAACAGTCAAAACAAATAAAAATAAGTTCAATAGATGACTTGAGTCTATATAATAACAATGATCTTAAATGGATAAGTATATGTGGTTTGAACAATGTTGAAACTATTAAAAGAATAGGAGAAAAATTAAATATTAGTTCACGAGTATTAGAGGATGTGTTGAATGTAGGTGGGAGACCCAAAGTAGAATTTTATGATGACTATTTGATTTTAATATTAAAAGTGTTTTTTTACGATAAGAGTGAAATGAAGGTTAAACAAGAACAAGTGTCATTTATTTTATTTGATAATATATTAGTGAGCTTTCAGGAATTTGATAATAATGTGTTTGACGCTGTCAAGTATATGGTAGAAGAAAATAAAGGTTTAATAAGAAAAAAAGGAGTAGATTATTTATTATATTGCTTAGTAGATACAGTAGTAGATGAATATTTTACATTGCTAGGAAGCATAGAAGAAAAGATAGAAAATATAGAAGATAGCATAGTAAATAGCTCTAAGAAAGAACAGTTACAGGAAATATATAAGATAAGAAAAGATATGCTTATATTAAAAACATCCATATGGCCCCTAGAAAACATAATATATAGTATGATCAAAGAAGAATCTAGTATAAAAGATGGTACAAAAGACTATTTTAAATATATAAGTGATCATCTAATTCAAATAATGGAGTTCATAGGGATTTATAGAGAAATGATTCTAGGAATGTTTGATATATACTTGTCTAATACTAGTAATAGAATGAATCAAATAATGACTACATTGACCGTATTTTCGACTATATTTATTCCACTAACATTTCTAACAGGCATTTATGGAATGAACTTTAGATATATGCCAGAGCTAAACTTTAAATGGTCGTATCCAATATTTTGGCTTATATGTTTAGCAAATATATTGTTTCTATACAAATATTTTAAAAATAGAAATTGGATCTAA
- a CDS encoding MetQ/NlpA family ABC transporter substrate-binding protein, which translates to MNKKSKLLSILMTCTLIIGGLFGCSKSTTTESDNVGSNANSDSKKEITIKVAADLVPHAEILEFVKPKLKEDGINLEIVTFDDSNQLNPALDEKQIDANYFQHVPYLESVSKEKGYKFVVAGNIHVEPIGLYSNKIKNIDEIKEGSKIAITNDPSNEYRALVLLESKGLIKLRKDIEDYNATPKDIVENPKKLEFVEVDSGQLVRVLPDVDGAIINTNRILEAKIDPETALFREDGNSPYGNVVVVREGDENREEIKTLIKHLTTQDVKEFIQEKYRVAVVASF; encoded by the coding sequence ATGAATAAAAAGTCAAAGTTGTTATCTATACTTATGACATGTACATTAATAATAGGAGGACTTTTTGGATGTTCGAAAAGTACAACAACAGAGTCAGATAATGTAGGTTCAAATGCAAACTCAGATTCAAAAAAAGAAATAACTATTAAAGTAGCTGCCGATTTAGTTCCTCATGCAGAAATACTAGAGTTTGTTAAACCAAAGCTAAAAGAGGATGGAATAAATCTTGAAATAGTTACATTTGACGATTCAAATCAGCTAAACCCGGCGCTTGATGAAAAGCAAATAGATGCCAATTATTTTCAACACGTTCCATATCTAGAATCTGTATCGAAAGAAAAAGGATATAAATTTGTTGTTGCAGGGAATATACATGTTGAACCAATAGGACTTTACTCTAATAAGATAAAAAATATAGACGAGATTAAAGAGGGATCTAAAATAGCCATTACTAATGATCCATCTAATGAATATAGAGCATTAGTATTACTGGAGTCAAAAGGGCTAATAAAATTAAGAAAAGATATAGAAGACTATAATGCTACTCCAAAAGATATAGTAGAAAATCCTAAGAAATTAGAGTTTGTTGAAGTAGACTCAGGTCAATTAGTCAGAGTACTACCGGATGTAGATGGTGCAATAATAAATACAAATAGAATTTTAGAAGCAAAAATAGATCCCGAGACAGCCTTATTTAGAGAAGACGGAAACTCACCATATGGCAATGTTGTAGTAGTAAGAGAAGGCGATGAGAATAGAGAGGAAATAAAAACTTTGATAAAGCACTTAACAACTCAAGATGTTAAGGAATTTATTCAAGAAAAATATAGAGTTGCAGTGGTAGCATCATTTTAG
- a CDS encoding methionine ABC transporter permease — MNTEIYEVLTKGLVDTLYMLVITSIIAIIIGLPLGTALVVTEKNNIYPLPKLNSILSGIINFIRSLPQVILIIILLPVARLIIGTTIGANAAIVSLSIGSAPFIARIIETSLKEVEYGKIEAALAMGASPRQIILKVLIPEALSSLFRGVTIGIIGIIGLTAIAGSIGAGGLGSVAIRFGYHRYRTDILAGTVILLVILVYLVQFIGDFLAKRIDKKRYKIK, encoded by the coding sequence ATGAATACTGAAATATATGAAGTACTAACTAAAGGATTGGTTGATACTTTATATATGTTAGTAATAACAAGTATTATAGCAATCATAATAGGATTACCACTAGGAACAGCTCTTGTGGTTACTGAAAAAAATAATATATATCCATTACCTAAACTAAATAGCATATTATCTGGAATAATAAATTTTATAAGGTCACTACCTCAAGTAATACTTATCATTATATTATTACCAGTTGCGAGGCTTATAATAGGAACAACTATAGGAGCTAATGCTGCTATAGTGTCGCTATCTATAGGATCAGCCCCTTTTATAGCTAGAATAATAGAAACTAGCTTGAAAGAAGTAGAATATGGAAAGATAGAAGCAGCGCTAGCAATGGGAGCAAGCCCTAGACAAATTATATTGAAAGTTCTTATACCTGAAGCATTATCATCACTCTTTAGAGGAGTTACTATTGGAATAATAGGGATTATTGGTCTTACAGCTATAGCTGGAAGTATAGGTGCTGGAGGACTAGGAAGTGTTGCTATAAGGTTCGGATATCATAGATATAGAACAGACATATTAGCAGGAACTGTTATACTTCTAGTAATACTAGTGTATCTGGTTCAATTTATAGGAGACTTTCTAGCTAAAAGAATAGATAAAAAAAGATATAAAATTAAATGA
- a CDS encoding nitrogenase component 1 → MSKFIEQPRYSCALGAQQTVVAIKRAVPIVHAGPGCSGKISALIGQGEGYAGGNTIPCTNTSESEVVFGGEGKLRNVIDGAFKVIDGDLYVVLTGCTSDIVGDDIGSVTSDYQKQDRPIVYVETGGFKSNNYVSHSVVVNAIIDQYVDKYKVNEEVEKGLVNVFASIPYQDQYWNGNLEEIKRILEGIGLKVNILFGLESEGINEWKTIPNAEFNIVVSTWAGLEIAEHLKEKYNTPYFHFSYLPIGGKTTSEFLRQVAEFGNIDKEKVEGFIKKEEEKFYAHIERTADFMLEFRYGLPRRFYTILDANYAIGFSKFLLNELGIIPAKQYIIDDTPEKYRESIRELFNKISEHRSADVQFSVDGGIIQEEISKDKQKNRALILGSGWERDLAQNIKGDLLIISAPVAYRLILNCGYAGYNGGLRVIEDIYDIALNTYR, encoded by the coding sequence ATGTCGAAGTTTATTGAGCAACCTAGATATTCATGTGCTTTAGGAGCGCAACAAACTGTTGTAGCTATAAAAAGAGCTGTTCCTATTGTTCATGCAGGGCCAGGATGTAGTGGAAAAATAAGTGCACTTATAGGTCAGGGTGAAGGCTATGCTGGTGGAAATACAATACCATGTACAAATACTAGCGAAAGTGAAGTTGTTTTTGGGGGAGAAGGAAAACTTAGAAACGTAATAGATGGAGCTTTTAAAGTAATAGATGGTGATCTTTATGTAGTACTTACAGGCTGTACATCTGATATCGTAGGAGATGATATTGGAAGTGTTACATCTGATTACCAAAAGCAAGATAGACCTATAGTATATGTCGAAACAGGGGGATTTAAAAGTAATAATTATGTTAGTCATAGTGTTGTTGTAAATGCAATAATTGATCAATATGTTGATAAATATAAAGTAAATGAAGAGGTTGAAAAAGGATTAGTAAATGTTTTTGCATCTATACCATATCAAGACCAATATTGGAATGGAAATCTTGAAGAAATAAAAAGAATACTTGAAGGTATAGGTTTAAAGGTTAATATACTTTTTGGCCTTGAGTCAGAAGGAATAAATGAATGGAAGACTATACCGAATGCTGAATTTAATATAGTAGTCAGCACATGGGCAGGACTAGAGATTGCAGAACATCTTAAGGAGAAGTATAATACTCCATATTTTCACTTCTCATATCTTCCTATAGGAGGTAAGACAACATCAGAATTTCTAAGGCAAGTTGCAGAATTCGGAAATATTGATAAAGAAAAAGTAGAAGGTTTTATTAAAAAAGAAGAGGAGAAGTTTTACGCACATATAGAAAGAACAGCAGACTTTATGCTTGAATTTAGATACGGTCTTCCTCGAAGATTCTATACTATTTTAGATGCAAATTATGCAATTGGTTTCTCTAAATTTCTTTTAAATGAACTAGGAATTATACCAGCAAAACAATATATTATTGATGATACTCCTGAAAAGTATAGAGAAAGTATAAGGGAATTATTTAATAAAATATCAGAACATAGATCAGCTGATGTTCAATTCTCAGTTGATGGAGGGATTATACAAGAAGAAATAAGTAAAGATAAGCAAAAGAATAGAGCATTAATATTAGGTAGTGGATGGGAAAGAGATCTTGCACAAAATATTAAAGGTGATCTTCTTATTATAAGTGCACCTGTTGCATACAGGCTTATTCTAAATTGTGGATATGCTGGATATAATGGAGGACTCAGAGTTATTGAGGATATATACGATATAGCACTAAATACTTATAGATAG
- a CDS encoding NifB/NifX family molybdenum-iron cluster-binding protein: MSIRVAVASKDGKVVNQHFGKANKFYIYNIHKDKTLEYIGVREIQPLCELRGHDQNRLLESIKLISDCEIVLVSAIGLGAENELVNNRIKAYRVYDFIHDSLNKIADQYYQ; the protein is encoded by the coding sequence ATGTCAATAAGAGTAGCAGTTGCAAGTAAAGATGGTAAAGTTGTAAACCAACATTTCGGTAAAGCAAATAAATTTTATATATACAATATTCATAAAGATAAAACACTAGAATACATAGGTGTTAGAGAAATACAGCCACTATGCGAGTTAAGAGGTCACGATCAAAATAGACTTTTAGAATCAATAAAGTTAATTTCAGATTGTGAAATAGTGCTCGTAAGCGCAATAGGATTAGGTGCAGAGAATGAACTAGTTAATAATAGGATAAAAGCTTATAGAGTATATGACTTTATTCATGACTCTTTAAATAAGATAGCGGATCAATATTATCAGTAA